TACACGACGCTCTTCCGATCTGTCGATTTAACCCTATGCCGCGCGCGATCTCGCGGAAGCACTGTCGGCAGAGCCAGATGTCGTACTTCCCGACGAGGCCCTGCTTGCGCCCGCAGCGCTGGCAGTCCTCGATCTGGCCTGTTCGCTTCGTCGCGTGTTCGCCGGTGTCGGTTTCGCTCTCGCTCATTGTACCTCCACGTCGAATTCGTTTTCGAGGAACGTGATCGCGTCCTCGACGTCGAGCCGGTGACGGCTCGGCAGCTGGCGTGTGGCCTTGTTCCGTCGTTTCACCCGTGCGCCGGGCCGGTTGAGGTTGACCGTGACGTCGAGCC
The DNA window shown above is from Halococcus salifodinae DSM 8989 and carries:
- a CDS encoding 30S ribosomal protein S14, which encodes MSESETDTGEHATKRTGQIEDCQRCGRKQGLVGKYDIWLCRQCFREIARGIGLNRQIGRASC